The genomic stretch CCATTTTGTTCCTGGTGCAACTCCAGAATCTGGATCTCCTGCTTCTGGATCATAAACATAACCACATAGTATACACATCCATCTGTCCATACCTATTCCCCCCTAA from Psychrilyobacter piezotolerans encodes the following:
- the rd gene encoding rubredoxin, whose translation is MDRWMCILCGYVYDPEAGDPDSGVAPGTKWEDVPEDWICPLCAVGKDQFEKM